The window ATCACGCGGCGTCCGCGCGTGCGCCTCGCCGCGCCGGCGATCTTCTTGCCCACCGTAACGCCCACAAGAGCGGGCCCCTCCGCCTTCGTAAGAAACAACAACCGCACCAGTGCGCCTGTTTCACGACGTCCGGTGCGGAATACGAGATCAAATTGCCACCCGCTCTTTAGTCTTTTAGCAGATGAAAAACCGAAATCCACAGCTAAATTAGACGGCGAGACGTGCTCTACCTTTACGGCGACGATTTCTAAGAATACGGCGTCCGCTGGGGGATGCAGAGCGTTCAAGGAAGCCCATTGAGCGCTTGCGTCTTATATTGTGCGGCTGAAATGTTCGTTTCACAGACTACACCTCCTGCGTTGTGTCATCGTTATCAAACTATCAAAAATTCTTTGCAGAATAATTGGCCCATAAACAACCTGATAAATATAACATAGACTTGCCCTCGCGGCAAGAAAAGAATAATCTTTTTGGCGATTTTTTTTTGAACTATTGCGCAACGGCCTACTTTTGTGCTAAGATACTCGCTGTCTTTGTGAAGGAGGTGACGGCATTGCCAAACAAGAAATCAGCAAAAAAACGAGTCCTGGTCACTGAGAGAAACCGCATCTACAACCGCTTTTGGAAGACCCGCTGCAAGAACGCGGTGAAGAAGCTCCTCGAGGCGGTAGCGAGCAAGGATCTTGATCTTGCGACAAAGAGGCTGAACGAGGCTCAGGGCGTACTGGATAAGGCGGTAGTTAAGGGCGTCGTCCACCGTAATACAGCGGCCCGCCGCAAGTCGAACATGGCTGCAAAAGTCAAGGCCCTCTCAGCCTAGGCTAACATCTATATTTTATTAGAAAAATAACAGCGGAATCCCACAAGGGAACCCGCTGTTTTTATTTTATCAAATGCCCTCATATCTCATCGGCCGCTCGGACAGGCAGCTAGAATATGAATCATATCTCAGCGGCGCGTATTATCCGCCGAACCCATGAGCCCTATTATCGCCGTCTCCAGCCCCTGCCAGCCGGAGCCGATTCCGCTTCTTTCCTCTATATTCATCCTGATAAGCGCGGCGATAAAATCCGTGACCGCCCCGTGTCCATATCTCTGGTCGGCCTGCTTCGCCATGCGCCAGGCATAATCCTTAGCGCCAAGCGCCTTGGCAAAGGCGGGAGCGTCCTTACCGAGCCCCGAATACCAGGCAAGACGCATACGGTTGTGAATCGGCGTAAGCGTCGGGATCAAGTCTCCTGTGCGCGCCATCGCGTGCAGGCTCTTCAGCACCCCCGCGAAATCCCCGGTGCAGAGGCCGTCAAGCAGGCGCAGGAGATTTCGGCTCCCGTCGTCAAGGCAGAGCTCCTCCACATCAGCGGCGGTGACGGGGGACTTTTTTTTCAGAAGCCCCAGGCTCTTCAGCTGGGCACGTATCTCCTCCGGGTCCTCCAGCAGCTCGACGATCATCGCCGCGCCCTGCGGCGCGAGATCCACGCCAAGCTCCTTTGCAAGATTAGCCACCCATATCTGGCGCTCGCGCGGCCAGCGCGGAAACTCCGCGGCTTTGAGCAGACGGCACTTCGCGAGAACATCCTTCGGTATGAACTTAGCGGGCTGAGATTTTATCTCGCTCTCATAGACCAAGACGAGCGTCACCGAGGAATCCGCGTCTATCATTGAGGAAAGCTTTTCGGGAAATGGACCGAGAAGCGGCGCAGACTCCACGATTATGAAGCGGCTCTCGTCAAAAAGGCCGCCGGTCATATTATCGGAGAGAAGGGAGCTCCACTCCCCTCCCTCCTGTTTCCCGGCGGCCACATATCCTTTTTTTTCAAGCTCGGCAGCGGTCTCCTCGAGAAGGCGCCTTTGAGCTGTCCCCGAGGCGGCGATCAGGAGGAGAGCCGGCATCAGCCCTTCACCACTATATTTACAAGCTTGCCGGGAACGGCGATCGTCTTGACGATCTCCTTGCCCTCCAAACGCTTCTTAGTCTCTTCGCGGGACATCACCTCGGCGAGCAGGTCCTCCTTTGAAAGCCCCGCGGAAACGGTAAACTGCTCGCGCACCTTGCCGTTTATCTGGAGCACGACGGTAGCGCTGTCCTCGACGAGCGCGCTCTTATCCACCTCGAACCACCGGTGGACGGAGAGGAAATCCTCGTTGCCAAGCTGATGCCAGAGTTCCTCCGTGATATGCGGCGCAAAGGGAGAGAGACAGCAAAGCAGCGTCTCGACGCCCTCGCGTTTGATGCTCCAGCCCTTCGCGTCCTCCGGCGCGAAGGAGATAAGGGCGTTCGTCAGCTCCATCAGACGGGCGACGGCGGTGTTGAACTGCCGCTCTTCGCGAATATCCTTCGTGACCCGGTCAAGCGTGCTGTGGATGATGCGCTTCATATCGCGCTCCGCCGGCAGAGTCAGGGAACCCATCGCCACACGCTCCGCGGAGGCGGTCCTCAGACCGTCGAGATTCTGCTCGACGAGACGCCAGACACGTCCGAGGAAGCGGTTAGCCCCCTCCACGCCGCGCTCGGACCAGTCAAGGTCCTTTTCGGGCGGGGCGGCAAAGAGGATAAAGAGGCGCGCCGTATCCGCGCCGTATTTCTTGATTATCTCGTCGGGGTCGACGACGTTGCCGATCGACTTTGACATCTTAGCTCCGTCCTTGATGACCATGCCCTGCGTCAGCAGACGCTTAAACGGCTCGCGCATATCGGCGGGCAGAAGGCCGAGATCGGAGAGCACCTTAGTAAAGAAACGCGCGTAAATAAGGTGCAGACAGGCGTGCTCGATACCGCCGATATACTGATCGACGGTCATCCAGTAGGCCGCCGCCTCCTTATCGAATGGCATATCCGTGCTCCAGGGGGAGGTGTAACGGTCAAAATACCATGACGAACAGAAGAATGTATCTATCGTATCCGTTTCACGGCGCGCCGGGCCGCCGCAGACCGGGCAGGTCGTATTGTACCAGTCGGGGCGCTGAGCAAGCGGATTGCCGCCGTTCGCGGGCATCTCTATGTCAAGCGGCAGCTCGACGGGAAGCTGCTCCTCCGGCACGGGGACTATGCCGCAGTGGTCACAGTAGACCATCGGGATCGGCGTTCCCCAATAACGCTGGCGCGAAATGAGCCAGTCGCGGAGCCGGAACTGCACCTCTTTCTTGCCCTTGCCGTGCTCCTCGAACCACTCGGCGGCCCTGGCAATCGCCTCTTCCGTGGGCAGGCCGTCGAGGAAACCGGAGTTGCAGGCGACGCCGTCGGCGGCCACCGCCGCGGGCATCGTCGCGCCGTCGGGAGCCGGTTCGTCTACGGGGCGGACGACGGTGATGACGGGGATATTATATTTACGCGCGAAATCGAAGTCGCGCTGGTCGTGCGCGGGAACACCCATAATCGCCCCCGTGCCGTAATCGGTGAGGATATAGTCGGCGATCCAAATCGGCGACTTCTCTCCCGTGACGGGATTGACGGCGAAGAAGCCGGTGTCCATACCCTCTTTATCGGTGCCGACGGCGGTGCGCTCGATTGTGCTGCGCGAGGCCATCCGCTTGGCGAAGGCGCGCATCTCCGCGGCCTTTTCGCCGCCCGCCATCTCCGCGAACTTCTCCACGTAGGGATGTTCCGCGGCCATCGCGACGAAGGTGACGCCAAAGATAGTATCAATACGCGTCGTGAAAGCCTCGAGCTTGAGATCCGTATCGGCGATCTCCATCTCAAAGTGAACGCCCTCGGAGCGGCCTATCCAGTTGCGCTGCATCGTGACGACGCGCTCCGGCCAGCCCTTGAGATCGTCAAGGCAGTCCACCAGCTCCTGCGCGTAATCCGTGATGCGGATGAACCACTGGTCGAGGTCGCGCTTCGTGACCGGCGTGCCGCAGCGCCAGCAGACGCCGTCGTCGACGACCTGCTCGTTGGCAAGCACCGTCTGGCACTTGTCACACCAGTTGACGGGCGCATGCTTGCGGTATACGAGCCCTTTTTTGTAGAACTGCAGGAAGAGCCACTGGTTCCATCTATAATAGTCTACGTTGCAGGTCTCCACGCGGCGGCGCCAGTCGTAGCTGTAGCCCGCGTTTTTGAGCTGCTGCGTCATATGCTCGATATTGCTCCAGGTCCAGTCGGAGGGAGCGGTCTTATTCTTGATCGCCGCGTTCTCCGCCGGCATGCCGAAGGCGTCGAAGCCCATCGGGTAGAGGACGTTCAGCCCCTGCATACGCAGGAACCTCGCCAGCAAATCGCCGATCGAATAGTTGCGCAGGTGCCCCATATGGAGCGCCCCGCTCGGATAGGGGAACATTTCAAGGCAATAGAACTTCTCTTTGCTGTGGTCGACCTCTACCTCAAAAATCTTCGAGTCGGCCCACGCTTTCTGCCATTTCGGTTCAATGGCGGAAAAATCATACGGCATCTATATCTCTCCTTCTTAGATGAAGAATTTTCATTTATACATCATGGTATTATATACACTCGGTTATGAGAGGTCAAACACGGTAAATCGGCGTTTATACGCGTCGCTGACTTAGCTCAACAAGGGCGGAAAATCCTGCGGCAGGCGCACCCGCATGCCGCGGCAATATGGATAATTTGAAAGTGTCCCCGCCCAATGGCGGGGACATGCCTTGCAATCGACGCACCAAAGTGCGCCTGCGGTTTTCCGCCCTTATTTCGCGTCGTCATCAACACGTCTAAACGCCGATTTATCTTCGATGGGTCAATGATAAACAGCGATTTAACAAAGATTTTGGCTCCCTCTGAGAGGGCACCTTTAAGTGCAAAGTCAAAAGCTAAACCGCAATTTCCGATGGGTGATGGAAGTGATAAAAAGCGATTTTGTTTTGGTTTGCCATGCAGGGCTTGCCCCGGCGTCCAGCGGCTTCGCCATGCTTTTTACGCCTCATAATACAAGACAAAAACAAAGCTGAACCGACACTTATACGCGCCGCGGACTTCGCTCGGCAAGACCGACGGCAAAAACGGCGGCTTGCCGCCGCCGTCACATGCAATTGCCCCACATACTCATCACGATATCCCGCAGATCGCCGGGGCCGAACAGACGGCGCTCCTCTTCCGTCATGAGGTAAAATTCGCGGCAAAGCACGTCGTCCAGTTCCTTGGGGGTGAATGAGTATCCGAGCACGCGGGGTGCCATACCACGTTCATTTTTGGGCAGCATGGCGATCTCAATACATTTACCGCGTATGGTTGTATCTTCCATCAGGTCGCGGAAGAATCGTTTCGCGTCTTTTAAGCGCAATTCGTCTCACTCCTGTTCTGTGGTTGAGGGTACAGCCCGTCACCGCCGGCAGACTATTTTTCGAGAAAGGTTTTATCTCTTTCCGCATATAAGCATTTTACGGAACTCTATATCCATATCACCCCTCGTGAGTCAACAGGCAAAAGATGAGGAAGAGACAGATTGAAAAGAGTATCGCTATAAGCAGCGGCGCGTAGAATCCCTGACGTCTTACAGCCATAGAATCATCTCCAGATATAAAAACAGGCGGAACGGAGTCTTTTATTCTCCGTTCCGCCCGCTGCTCTTTATTTCACGTTTTTGTCTTTTCTCACTATACGGGGAACGAACGCCAGAAGGGCGAGTATGCCCATACCCAGACCCGCGTTGCAGCCGCCGCCCGAACCGCCTGAGGGCGTCGGTCCCGGGGCTGGTTTTGCCGTCACGGTTATCTCGGATTGTTTTTCGTAGAGAGTGCCAGCCGAGGTTGTGACTTTTGCCGTCACAAACGCTCTGCCGGCGGCCAGCGCGGTTATCTTTGCCTTTGCCGGCTCTCCCGCTAGGGCGGACGCTTTAAGTATCTTTTCGTCGCTGACGCGCCACTCTATTTCGCTGATGGTCTCGGAGGTATCCACGGGATAGAGGAATGCCGATATCTCCATCGTATCTTTTTCGATCAGCTCCGCTTTCGGGATATTGAGGTTGAGCCCCTCGAAGGGTTGTGTCACGGTGACTGTGCAGGAGTCGGTGATATTGCTCTTTACCGTCGTCGCCGTTATTGTCGCCGTGCCGGCTTTGTGCGCCGTTAACTTTCCGGCGCCGTCAACGGAGACGATATCAGGAGCGCTGCTGATCCAGCCTATATCTTCTTTTGCGTCCACGGGCGAATAGCCTACGTTAAGCGTAGCGGTTTGGCCTGCGGCGAGGTCAAGAGAGGAGGGGGCCACGGAGATGGATTTCAGGTCAGGGAGTACGTCCGGCGAGAGTGCTTTGATATCTCTGCCGTTTCCCGTCAGACAGACCGGCACGCCGGCAAAGTCTGTCTTGCCATCGCCGTTGTTGTTGTTTCCCTCTACAAAGATATAGACCTCTTCGCTATCGTGGTATTCGGGAATGACGAAGGTTGCGGTTCCGTTTGCCTTGGAGTCATCTTCAAGGCTCTTTATCCGTCCGTAGTACAGCGCCCTGTCTCCGCTGGTCACAACGGCGGCGAGGTGGTAACCCGCGCCCGTCGAGGCGCCGGAGTAACTCACGTCAATGCTTGTGCCGGCGGTGATGGCGCCACTGGTCAGGTCGGCGGAGGTCAGTTTGTAGGTGTTTGTGGCGAGGGTCAGTTTGTGTTCGGTAAAGTCTCTCGACGTTGGTATATGCGTGTATATGCCGTCATACACCTGTTTCTGAAGCGCAGTGACCACTCCGGCGTCTTTCCCGCCTGCGGCGGGAGAGGTAAAGATGATGTTTTTAAGATTCAGACGAAAAGCCGGACGGAGGCCGGCAGACCCAAAGTCAACGTAGTAAGCGTTGAGGTAGCCGGCGCTACGGACGCTCGACGCCGAGCCTACGATGTTGCCGGGGGAACGAAGCCACCAAATACCATACTTTTTATTACCACTAGTATGGTTGATGACTCCCCGCGACACGCTATAGTCGGTAAGCTCCGCTTCGCGGGAACCAATATCGACAAAACCGTATTTTTTGCCCAGCGCCTGTGCGTTATTGGAGTCGTCAACATCGGCGTAGGAGAGGAGGAATATTTTATCGGTCGTCTTAGGACCGGTGGGAGCACCCTGTGTGCTCGAGTTGTCCACCGCCGCCTTTATTATCCCGCTGCCTTCGCCCGCGGAGAAGGCCTTGTCGTAGAAGGAATAACCTTTTGGGTTCGTCACCGTTATCTCTGTCTTGTCCGCGGAGACCGACCCGACATATTCTTTACCGTTGAGGAATTTGCGGATCTGCGATTCGCTCCACCAGCAAGCCCACTCCGGTCCTATATTTGGGTTGAATTGCACGCCGCCGTCCAGTATCTTTTCCGAAAGCGTGAGCGCCGCGGCGGGCCGCGCCGTGTTCAGTATTAGTGTAAGTGAAAGTAAGAGAAGAATTAAAATAAAGGGACAGGGATATCTTAAACTCGACTTTACTTCTTGGGGGGAGGGGCACTCTCGTTCAATACAAAAATATTACAGTGGTCTCTGTTCTGAGTTTTCAACTTAGTTCGCTCCTTCGTTATTGTTTTCACCTTATTGGTAGGTAGTTTTACTTAGTGCAGTATAGCATAATTTACTTAATCCAGGCAATTTATTCGTTCAGCGCCTTTTTTATCTTTTTACGGATTGTTTTAAGGCGCGCCGCGACCGCCTGCTGGCTGACGCCCAGGGTACGCGCGATCTCCCGCTGGCTGTAACCGCCTATGAGCGCCTGGGTGATGTCGAACTCATCGGGGGAAAGGGCGCGCATGAGCATCTCGCGCAGTTCGATTTCACGGTAGTTTTGTTCTTCCGCGCCAAGTATCTCTTCCAGCTCTTCGAGCGGCAGCCCTTTGCCGACGGCGTGCGCGCGGCGGAGACGCGCCGCGGCGTCCCTTATGTATCCGGGCAGGTGGTTTTTGAGGAAGCACGCGAGCCATTGGGGGTCGGGGCATTTGGGGACGAGGATGAGCAGCGCGAGACAGCCCTCCTGCACGAGGTCGTCGTATTCCGCGCCGCGTCCCTGGTAGCGTTTCGCGACGGCCTTTACAAGCGGCTTGTAGGCACGGACGGTATCAGGAACGGAAACGGGCTCCGGTCGTGGTACGGGTAGGGGAGACAAGTGAACGTTCTGGTTCTCTTTCTGCATTGTCGCAGTCCTCCTTATTGGGTTTTGTAAAGTCAAGGTGTGACAACTTTAACAGTGGGAGGAGACGAGGAAGGCGACAACGCCGCGCAGAGGCCGGGGGGTTGGGGGGTGCTGGTTGCTTGGTTGTGTGATAAGGAGGAGAAATCTGTAAGGTAAAAGATAAATTACGGTTTAGCAAAGATTTTGGCGCCCTCTCTGAGGCGGCCAGGGAGCCAAATCAGAGTTCTTCTGATTTGTGCGATTCGGCTGGTAGTTACATCAGAGCTGGCTCGGCGATGTTTTTCGCCGAGACTGAGGGAGAGTTGACCTTCGGTTCTCCCGCGGCTTTCGCCGCGGGCTCTGTATGGCGCGCTTTCCGCGCCATACAGAGCAACACTCCTTCCGTCTCGCCGCAAAAGCGGCGGCGATCCACCTTCCTCAGAGAGGAAGGCTAAAAGGGCAAAGTCAAAAGCTAAATCGCAATTTACAGTTTTCCTCATCGAAGATAAATCGCAATTTAGCTTTCAGCCTGTCGAGTCAAAGTGGAACCGTTGTTTGCTTTTGTTCTTGTCTTGTCGCACCGGCCCCCGAGCCGGTGTCCAGCGGCTTGCCTTGTTCTACTCCTAACAAAATAAAACCCCAAGCCCCTGGATGCCGGGTCAAGCCCGGCATGACAAACAAAAATCATTTTTCTCGCAAAATATCCCGCGCGTTTTCAGCGTCAGAAGGTTATCGACCGCTATATAGCAGACTTTTATTGTTTTAAGACCGCCTTGGTCGTAGAAATAGACGGCGGTCAGCACTATTGCGGCGGCCGCCCGGATTTTTACGCGGGTTGCCGATAGCTGAACTTAGCTCCGTTTCTATCAGAGGCGTCAGCCGCCTGTTTTTGCGGCTGACTGAATGAGTGCTGCGCGGCGAAAGCTGGGAATAAAATTGAAGCCTCCCTCTTCGATGCCGTTAAAAGGAAGCTTCCGCAAAGTTATTTTCTATAATTTAGGATTTCGGGCCGTCTGCGATTATTGTTTTTTTTCCGCGCTGCTGATGTTCTTCAGCACAAAGGCGGCCCACAGCTCAAAGGCGTCTTTGAAGTTCCAGGGGTCTTTGCCGGTGAGGGCGCGGATTTTTTTGAGGCGGTACTGAAGGCTGTTTCTGTGCATCGCGAGACGCTCGGCCACTTCGCCGCTCGCGAAGGGGGATTCGCACCAGC is drawn from Cloacibacillus porcorum and contains these coding sequences:
- the rpsT gene encoding 30S ribosomal protein S20, translating into MPNKKSAKKRVLVTERNRIYNRFWKTRCKNAVKKLLEAVASKDLDLATKRLNEAQGVLDKAVVKGVVHRNTAARRKSNMAAKVKALSA
- the leuS gene encoding leucine--tRNA ligase; protein product: MPYDFSAIEPKWQKAWADSKIFEVEVDHSKEKFYCLEMFPYPSGALHMGHLRNYSIGDLLARFLRMQGLNVLYPMGFDAFGMPAENAAIKNKTAPSDWTWSNIEHMTQQLKNAGYSYDWRRRVETCNVDYYRWNQWLFLQFYKKGLVYRKHAPVNWCDKCQTVLANEQVVDDGVCWRCGTPVTKRDLDQWFIRITDYAQELVDCLDDLKGWPERVVTMQRNWIGRSEGVHFEMEIADTDLKLEAFTTRIDTIFGVTFVAMAAEHPYVEKFAEMAGGEKAAEMRAFAKRMASRSTIERTAVGTDKEGMDTGFFAVNPVTGEKSPIWIADYILTDYGTGAIMGVPAHDQRDFDFARKYNIPVITVVRPVDEPAPDGATMPAAVAADGVACNSGFLDGLPTEEAIARAAEWFEEHGKGKKEVQFRLRDWLISRQRYWGTPIPMVYCDHCGIVPVPEEQLPVELPLDIEMPANGGNPLAQRPDWYNTTCPVCGGPARRETDTIDTFFCSSWYFDRYTSPWSTDMPFDKEAAAYWMTVDQYIGGIEHACLHLIYARFFTKVLSDLGLLPADMREPFKRLLTQGMVIKDGAKMSKSIGNVVDPDEIIKKYGADTARLFILFAAPPEKDLDWSERGVEGANRFLGRVWRLVEQNLDGLRTASAERVAMGSLTLPAERDMKRIIHSTLDRVTKDIREERQFNTAVARLMELTNALISFAPEDAKGWSIKREGVETLLCCLSPFAPHITEELWHQLGNEDFLSVHRWFEVDKSALVEDSATVVLQINGKVREQFTVSAGLSKEDLLAEVMSREETKKRLEGKEIVKTIAVPGKLVNIVVKG
- a CDS encoding DUF6273 domain-containing protein — its product is MQFNPNIGPEWACWWSESQIRKFLNGKEYVGSVSADKTEITVTNPKGYSFYDKAFSAGEGSGIIKAAVDNSSTQGAPTGPKTTDKIFLLSYADVDDSNNAQALGKKYGFVDIGSREAELTDYSVSRGVINHTSGNKKYGIWWLRSPGNIVGSASSVRSAGYLNAYYVDFGSAGLRPAFRLNLKNIIFTSPAAGGKDAGVVTALQKQVYDGIYTHIPTSRDFTEHKLTLATNTYKLTSADLTSGAITAGTSIDVSYSGASTGAGYHLAAVVTSGDRALYYGRIKSLEDDSKANGTATFVIPEYHDSEEVYIFVEGNNNNGDGKTDFAGVPVCLTGNGRDIKALSPDVLPDLKSISVAPSSLDLAAGQTATLNVGYSPVDAKEDIGWISSAPDIVSVDGAGKLTAHKAGTATITATTVKSNITDSCTVTVTQPFEGLNLNIPKAELIEKDTMEISAFLYPVDTSETISEIEWRVSDEKILKASALAGEPAKAKITALAAGRAFVTAKVTTSAGTLYEKQSEITVTAKPAPGPTPSGGSGGGCNAGLGMGILALLAFVPRIVRKDKNVK
- the holA gene encoding DNA polymerase III subunit delta, translating into MPALLLIAASGTAQRRLLEETAAELEKKGYVAAGKQEGGEWSSLLSDNMTGGLFDESRFIIVESAPLLGPFPEKLSSMIDADSSVTLVLVYESEIKSQPAKFIPKDVLAKCRLLKAAEFPRWPRERQIWVANLAKELGVDLAPQGAAMIVELLEDPEEIRAQLKSLGLLKKKSPVTAADVEELCLDDGSRNLLRLLDGLCTGDFAGVLKSLHAMARTGDLIPTLTPIHNRMRLAWYSGLGKDAPAFAKALGAKDYAWRMAKQADQRYGHGAVTDFIAALIRMNIEERSGIGSGWQGLETAIIGLMGSADNTRR
- a CDS encoding sigma-70 family RNA polymerase sigma factor, translating into MQKENQNVHLSPLPVPRPEPVSVPDTVRAYKPLVKAVAKRYQGRGAEYDDLVQEGCLALLILVPKCPDPQWLACFLKNHLPGYIRDAAARLRRAHAVGKGLPLEELEEILGAEEQNYREIELREMLMRALSPDEFDITQALIGGYSQREIARTLGVSQQAVAARLKTIRKKIKKALNE
- a CDS encoding DUF559 domain-containing protein encodes the protein MFLAKYPARFQRQKVIDRYIADFYCFKTALVVEIDGGQHYCGGRPDFYAGCR
- a CDS encoding ribonuclease P protein component, whose product is MDFGFSSAKRLKSGWQFDLVFRTGRRETGALVRLLFLTKAEGPALVGVTVGKKIAGAARRTRGRRVMRESFRRLLPWIKEGTWIVASLRENALGAKADEVYADMALSLKRRGLLKAEWPGVDWNVDCRDD
- a CDS encoding 50S ribosomal protein L34, producing MGFLERSASPSGRRILRNRRRKGRARLAV